A portion of the Ficedula albicollis isolate OC2 chromosome 4, FicAlb1.5, whole genome shotgun sequence genome contains these proteins:
- the LAMTOR3 gene encoding ragulator complex protein LAMTOR3 translates to MESLLLEVFEQRLDVAMAWDLKRFLYKKLPSPQDLKRFLYKKLPSVEGLHAIVVSDRDGVPVIKVANDNAPEHALRPGFLSTFALATDQGSKLGLSKNKSIICYYNTYQVVQFNRLPLVVSFIASSNANTGLIVSLEKELTPLFEELRQVVEVS, encoded by the exons ATGGAGTCCCTGTTACTGGAGGTGTTTGAGCAAAGACTGGATGTGGCCATGGCCTGG GACCTGAAGCGGTTCCTGTACAAGAAGCTGCCGAG CCCGCAGGACCTGAAGCGGTTCCTGTACAAGAAGCTGCCGAG tgttgaagGTCTTCATGCTATTGTAGTCTCAGACAGAGATGGTGTGCCTGTTATCAAAG TTGCCAATGATAATGCTCCAGAACATGCACTGCGACCTGGCTTTTTGTCTACCTTTGCCCTTGCCACAGATCAGGGCAGTAAGTTAGGACTCTCTAAAAACAAAAGTATCATCTGTTATTACAATACATACCAG GTGGTGCAGTTCAATCGCTTACCTTTGGTAGTGAGTTTCATTGCTAGCAGCAATGCCAATACAG gGTTGATTGTAAGTTTGGAGAAGGAGCTCACACCCCTGTTTGAAGAACTGAGGCAGGTTGTTGAAGTTTCTTAA